One Paraburkholderia sp. PREW-6R genomic region harbors:
- a CDS encoding alpha/beta hydrolase has protein sequence MRNSLGLTPECQVIPLWGSLKGSLPFGTGRLELFAPTTPRAARNPAVIVVPGGGYKVVAPQECTPVALVLREHGFHVGILYYRTTPHAFPHAFNDLTRAVRLLRNNADGFGIDGARIGLIGFSAGGHLAGLVSFAPNLHTDLDDDLVDAVSARPNRLMLVYALVRLSPPTHEESVRNFLGASQADLRTRRQFDLERLLDSQSPPFHLTHAIDDDVIPISGALALADRARDLGVPFDWNIMHHGGHGFTLRAGLTSTDWPKSLLDFLGAL, from the coding sequence ATGCGGAACAGCCTCGGATTGACGCCTGAATGTCAGGTGATTCCCCTTTGGGGAAGCCTTAAGGGTTCGCTGCCCTTCGGCACAGGACGGTTGGAACTTTTTGCTCCGACGACACCCCGCGCAGCGAGGAACCCCGCTGTCATTGTGGTGCCTGGCGGTGGCTACAAAGTCGTCGCCCCGCAAGAATGCACACCGGTTGCACTTGTACTCAGAGAGCATGGTTTCCACGTAGGCATCCTGTATTACCGGACAACTCCTCACGCTTTTCCTCACGCGTTCAACGATCTCACGCGAGCAGTTCGTCTTTTACGCAATAATGCCGACGGGTTCGGAATTGATGGTGCCCGAATCGGTCTCATTGGGTTTAGCGCGGGCGGACATTTGGCCGGCCTCGTATCATTCGCCCCCAATCTCCACACCGATCTCGATGATGATCTCGTCGACGCAGTGTCGGCGCGCCCGAACAGGCTCATGTTGGTCTACGCGCTAGTTCGCCTGAGTCCGCCGACGCACGAAGAATCGGTGCGGAATTTTCTCGGCGCCAGCCAGGCCGACCTGCGTACTAGGCGTCAGTTTGACCTCGAACGTTTGCTTGATTCGCAATCGCCGCCCTTTCATCTGACTCACGCAATCGACGACGACGTTATACCGATTTCTGGGGCGCTCGCACTTGCCGATAGGGCGCGCGACCTCGGCGTTCCTTTCGATTGGAACATCATGCACCACGGAGGGCACGGCTTTACATTACGTGCAGGCTTGACAAGTACTGATTGGCCAAAATCGCTGCTCGATTTTCTCGGCGCGCTATAA
- a CDS encoding radical SAM protein — MSITTYVWKIASRCNLNCRYCYVYHAADTSWRGQPGYMTLGVAEAAARKIRLHCESRGIRSININFHGGEPLLAGMSRLQLYIEAIRKAFNESSIEVNSSIQSNGLLLDNATCKWLATNAIGLYLSVDGPPQLNDRWRLDQLGRPTGQKLEERIRALIASEYRSIFQGFLVVVDPSFSARAVFDYIAQFNPPAVDFLFPLLNHDTWDGREYGQWLIECFDYWFDGNSGIRARTFEQYIVRLLLPDNSDEAAPIDALVIETDGSYELDDTLKTAYSGATKLGLNVVDHSVKEVIESAVFRDSCERFRPAKQCEACQFFTACRGGHISQRYSCDRGFDNVNVYCEEFKTLISHISKRLNRQLATFSRTKHAEQPRIDA, encoded by the coding sequence ATGTCCATCACAACTTACGTCTGGAAGATCGCGAGCCGCTGCAATCTGAATTGCCGCTATTGTTACGTTTACCATGCCGCCGATACCTCGTGGCGGGGCCAACCTGGCTACATGACCTTGGGCGTTGCCGAAGCTGCAGCGAGGAAAATCAGGCTGCACTGTGAATCGCGCGGGATTCGATCAATTAACATTAACTTTCACGGGGGTGAACCACTACTTGCCGGCATGTCGAGGCTACAACTATACATTGAAGCGATCCGTAAAGCGTTTAACGAAAGCAGCATCGAAGTGAACTCCTCGATTCAATCCAATGGGCTGCTACTTGATAACGCGACATGCAAATGGCTAGCAACCAATGCTATTGGGCTCTACTTGAGCGTAGATGGACCGCCGCAACTCAACGATCGGTGGCGCCTCGATCAACTGGGACGACCTACAGGTCAGAAACTCGAGGAGCGCATACGAGCGCTGATTGCGTCGGAGTATCGCAGCATATTCCAGGGATTTCTTGTTGTAGTTGATCCATCTTTTTCAGCACGCGCGGTGTTTGACTATATTGCGCAGTTCAATCCCCCCGCTGTTGATTTTCTTTTTCCACTTCTCAATCATGACACGTGGGACGGCCGCGAATACGGACAATGGCTCATCGAATGCTTTGACTACTGGTTTGATGGCAACTCCGGAATTCGAGCGCGAACTTTCGAGCAATACATCGTTCGGTTACTGTTGCCTGACAATTCCGATGAGGCGGCCCCGATTGACGCCTTGGTGATTGAAACGGACGGCTCATATGAGCTCGATGATACATTGAAGACTGCCTACAGCGGCGCGACCAAGCTCGGCCTTAATGTTGTCGATCATTCAGTGAAGGAGGTAATTGAAAGTGCCGTGTTCCGGGACTCCTGTGAGCGCTTTCGGCCGGCCAAGCAATGTGAGGCGTGCCAGTTTTTCACGGCTTGCCGGGGGGGGCATATTTCCCAGCGCTATTCCTGCGATCGCGGATTCGACAACGTGAATGTCTACTGCGAAGAATTCAAAACCCTCATTTCTCACATTTCGAAGCGGCTTAATCGGCAGCTTGCGACTTTCTCGCGCACGAAGCATGCGGAACAGCCTCGGATTGACGCCTGA